The proteins below come from a single Paroceanicella profunda genomic window:
- a CDS encoding SDR family NAD(P)-dependent oxidoreductase: MTGGTLSGRSVLITGGGTGVGADMARAFHAAGARVVITGRRAEPLEAVSQGAMQVVTGDVTDEASVAAMFAAAGPVDIVIANAGASESAPFAKTGLDAWERMLSVNLTGVFLSFREGLRQMEGWGRLIAIASTAGLKGYSYVAPYTAAKHGVVGLTRAVAQEVARKGITANALCPGFLETEMTERSVANIMEKTGKSAEEAKAALAATNPQRRLVLPAEVTAAALWLCGPGSDAVNGQAISISGGET; the protein is encoded by the coding sequence GTGACTGGCGGCACGCTCTCCGGCCGCTCGGTGCTCATCACCGGCGGTGGCACGGGGGTAGGGGCCGACATGGCCCGCGCCTTCCATGCCGCCGGCGCGCGGGTGGTCATCACCGGCCGCCGGGCGGAGCCGCTGGAGGCGGTGAGCCAGGGCGCGATGCAGGTGGTGACCGGCGACGTGACGGACGAGGCCTCGGTGGCGGCGATGTTCGCCGCGGCCGGCCCGGTCGACATCGTGATCGCCAATGCCGGCGCCTCGGAGAGCGCGCCCTTCGCGAAGACCGGGCTCGATGCCTGGGAACGGATGCTCTCGGTGAACCTCACCGGCGTCTTCCTCAGCTTCCGTGAGGGGCTGCGGCAGATGGAAGGCTGGGGCCGGCTGATCGCCATCGCCTCCACCGCCGGGCTGAAGGGCTATTCCTACGTGGCGCCCTATACGGCGGCCAAGCACGGCGTGGTGGGCCTCACCCGCGCGGTGGCGCAGGAGGTGGCGCGCAAGGGCATCACCGCGAACGCGCTCTGCCCGGGCTTCCTGGAAACCGAGATGACCGAACGCTCCGTGGCCAACATCATGGAAAAGACCGGGAAATCCGCCGAGGAGGCGAAGGCCGCCCTCGCCGCGACCAACCCGCAGCGCCGCCTCGTGCTGCCCGCGGAGGTGACCGCCGCCGCACTCTGGCTCTGCGGCCCGGGCTCGGACGCGGTGAACGGGCAGGCGATCTCCATCTCCGGGGGCGAGACATGA